The DNA window GTGTATCTGCTAAGGTTAGTTATGCCAAGGAAAGAGGATTGATTGGATATTTTGCATGGCAAATTGGTGGAGACGATAATAACTGGACACTTTCCAAAACTGGTGAGTCCTATATGAATTTGTTTTATGTCATGCTTTACAATATATGTTCAACgattttatgttatttaatattttgaaattctGACAATAATGCAGCTTCGGATGCTTGGGGATCTTAAGGAGGAAGGTCCGGACACAGTTCACAGAGTGATATATGATGTACAATGTATGAAATAACTAATAAGCACCTTGATTTCATTGCCATGTCTTATGTATGTTAAGTATTTTCTTTTACAACAGCACTAGGTATTGAAATTAAAGTAGAAGCCAGGTATATTTGTTCTACAATTGTAAACTGATAGTTTATCAGTTCTGTGTACTAGTCCTATCCTACAAATCGTTTTCCCATTGAAGCAATGAAATTGGACCAACGCTGCAACGCATAGTTATATAATTTAAACCACACTAAGATGTTTACTAagttgtattattattattatagtggTTGGTGTGGTAAGCAAGAATGACATTGGTAGCGGTCCATTTACTTCACgagaaaataataagataatatgAAGCGAACGTGATTCAAGGTTATTAGGCTGCGTATTTCTGTAACACAAGAAACGAGTCAAATAATTATGGCGGTAGGTACAAGTAATTTGcttatttattatgttaatgCTAAAATATAATGACAAACATTACACAGATATGCAATTCAGATTTCtaaattcattcattcattccatCATTTTAGCATAAACAATGATGGGTCAAACAACGTCTTAACTCCAACATTCACACACAAAAACACAACAATGGCCATCAATTTCAAAACGCTTTCACTTGCAATATTCACAATCCTTGTTCTCAATGCAGAAGCTGCAGTCAAAGGAGGGTACTGGTACTACGACAGTGGCCTTGTTCCTTCAGCCATTGATTCCTCTTACTTCACACATCTCTTCTGCGCTTTTGCCAAACTAAATCCCAACACCAACAAGATCACGTTACCTTCATCCACCTTCTCAACCTTCACACAAACTGTACAGAAAAAGAACCCTTCCGTGAAGACCCTTCTCTCCATAGGAGGAGGTGGTGAAGGTTCTGCTCCTTTTCCTACAATGGCTAACAGTAGCGCTTCCCGCAAGATATTCATAGATTCTTCAATTCAAGTAGCAAGATCAAACAACTTCCATGGCCTTGATCTTGATTGGGAGTACCCCAGttcagaaaaagaaaagaccAACTTCGGCTTACTCCTCAGTGAATGGAGAACCGCCATTACCCAAGAATCCAGAACCTCAGGGAAGATACCATTGCTGTATCAGCTGCAGTTGCTGGCTCTGATCAGATATCACCGCTGAAATATTACAACGGTGAAGCTATCTCGAAGAACTTGGACTGGGTCAACGTTATGGTctatgatctcttcattccaaGTGGGTTCAAAACAACGATGAGGCCACCGGCGCCGTTGTACAATCCGGGAGGACAGTTCAGCGGAGATCAAGGAATAACGGCGTGGATGAATCAAGTTGGAGTTGGCGCTAAGAAACTTGCAATAGGGTTGCCGTTTTATGGGTATGCATGGAAGTTGGTGAATGCTAATAACCATGGGTTGTTTGCGGCGGCTAATGGCGGCGGTTCTACTCCTTCTGGAGATGGGACTCCTCTATATAGTGATATAAGGAGTTTCATAAAGAATCAGGGGGCAAAGAGTGTGTATAATTCAACTTATGTCACAAATTATTGTTACTCTGGAACTACTTGGGTTGGTTATGATGATACTCAAAGTGTGTTTGCTAAGGTTAATTATGCCAAGGGAAGAGGATTGCTTGGCTATTTTGCTTGGCAGATTGGTGGAGATGACAGTTGGACACTTTCTAAAGCGGGTTAGTGCTCTGCATTTCTTTTAATCAGGGTGTTTAGTTATAGTCTTGTGTTGATTAAAATGTAGTTAAACTAGTTggttgttatttttatattttaacactcTTATTAAAAGATAACCTTTTTGGTACGGTGCAGCTTCTAATGCTTGGGGATCTTAAGGATGAAGGGCAAGGCTCAGTTCTGAGAGTGAtacaataaacatgaaataataATGTTCTCTATCTACTTGTGTTCCACATTAAATATAGCATGTATTTTCTCTTTGAGTTGCACTAGAGATTGGAAGTTAAAGTTGTCCCTATATCAAACTTTATCAATAATACAAATCAGGGATATCTGCAGTGTTAAAGGATTATTGAACATATGGTAATAGTATAGTCAAATTGGGTGAAGTACTAAATTTTCAAACACGTCTAGTAGagtatttaataagaaaaatacaaaaatgcaTACAATTAAATTAATACAGCTGCAGCATTAATGTGAAGCTGTATCTAGATTGTTAAAAGTTTCAAATCCATTGACTTGGTGTGGACACCTTgcataagtaaataaattagCTTTGACAAATGATCACACATTTGCTTCACTGGTCAAAAACTTAcatccaattcttctttatAACTAAACAAATATGAAATATCAGAACCTATACACCCCATacacaaaaaagaaaactatGGCCAACTCCAATACTCTCTCACTTTCCACCTTCACAATCATTGTGTTGGTGCTGCAACTCAATTTCTTCTCATCAAATGCAGAAGCTGCAGGAGTGAAAGGAGGGTACTGGTATTATGACAGTGGTCTTGATGCTTCAGCCATTGATTCCTCTTACTTCACACATCTCTTCTGTGCTTTTGCAGATTTAGATTCAAACACCAACAAGATCACATTACCTTCATCCACCTTCTCAACCTTCACACAAACCGTTCAGAAAAAGAACCCTGCAGTGAAAACCCTTCTCTCCATAGGAGGAGGTGGAGGTCCTACTTTAGCATCAAAGTTTTCTACAATGGCTAAACAGAACAGTTCCCGCAAGACCTTCATAGACTCTTCGATTCAAGTAGCAAGAGCAAATAACTTCCATGGCCTTGATCTTGATTGGGAGTACCCTAACTC is part of the Arachis duranensis cultivar V14167 chromosome 1, aradu.V14167.gnm2.J7QH, whole genome shotgun sequence genome and encodes:
- the LOC107458912 gene encoding LOW QUALITY PROTEIN: class V chitinase-like (The sequence of the model RefSeq protein was modified relative to this genomic sequence to represent the inferred CDS: inserted 1 base in 1 codon), whose product is MAINFKTLSLAIFTILVLNAEAAVKGGYWYYDSGLVPSAIDSSYFTHLFCAFAKLNPNTNKITLPSSTFSTFTQTVQKKNPSVKTLLSIGGGGEGSAPFPTMANSSASRKIFIDSSIQVARSNNFHGLDLDWEYPSSEKEKTNFGLLLSEWRTAITQESRTSGKIPLLXSAAVAGSDQISPLKYYNGEAISKNLDWVNVMVYDLFIPSGFKTTMRPPAPLYNPGGQFSGDQGITAWMNQVGVGAKKLAIGLPFYGYAWKLVNANNHGLFAAANGGGSTPSGDGTPLYSDIRSFIKNQGAKSVYNSTYVTNYCYSGTTWVGYDDTQSVFAKVNYAKGRGLLGYFAWQIGGDDSWTLSKAASNAWGS